The Nostoc sp. KVJ3 genomic interval TTGAAAGGACACCAGCCAGAATAAAAACCGATAAACTAGAAAGCACTCGGATTGGGAAAAAGCATGGACATGAGCGGGCGGGTTTTGTGGACTACTCAATGACTCAACTGATTTTTGAGTACCACATTCTCCGTCAGGTCATATTTGAAATTTTAGAAGAAGAAGCGGCTTTAGAGGTGAGGGAACGAGATATTATTATCGATTCCATTGAGCAAGCCGTTAACGATGCGGCGACTCAATTTTCGCAGACGTTGCGAGATATTCAAGAGTTATTTATGGTGACACTGACCCACGATCTTAGAAACCCACTCAATGTCATAAAAATGGGTACTCACCTGACTCTGCGTCGGCTTGAACAAGGAGACACTCATGCGAATATCGCGGCGAAAATGCTAAAAGCAGTCGAGCGTTTGAATTCGATGATTCAAAATCTGCTCGATGCTAGTCGGCTGCGGGCAGGTCAGAGTTTAAAGTTTGAATTTGAAGAATGCAATTTAGACAGCATTGTTCAGGACGTAGTAGAGGATTTGAACTTTGCTTATGGAGAGCGGTTTGTTTTAGTCTCTGATGCTGCTATCAGGAGCAATTGCAGCCGTAAAGAGATACGACGGGTAATTGAAAACTTAGCTATTAACGCCGTGAAGTATGGTGCTCCTGATACGCCAATTACACTCACGCTTGAGCAAATTGAAACGCAGATCAGCCTCACTATCCACAATGAGGGTAATCCGATCTCTTCAGACGCTCAATTAATCTTATTTCAACAATTTCGTCGAACCATCTCTGCTGGGGATCAAACAGGATGGGGATTAGGATTATTTTTAGCAAAGAGTATTATTGAGGCGCATCAGGGGACGATTGAAGTTGAAAGTGCCCAGGGCAAGGGGACAAGCTTTATCGTTAAGTTGCCTAAACTTCCCTATTAGAGGTACAAGTATCATCACGGTGGCTACCCTAAATCAGTAGATTTAGCAAAAGCGAAGCCAATTGGCTTCTTTTTTATAGCCTTTCCTGTAACTTTGGAGCTTTTTTGTCAATAAGATAGCCTAACCGCCCCAAAACCTTAATTTGATGTGAGCGCCAGTCAGGGCTGACTCTCGTATTGGGCATCATCGTGACAGTCCCTTTTGTAGTACTAAAGCTACGCTCCTCTCCACATTGGTTTAACTGCATTGGGCATTTGTCGAAGGGGCGATCGCCTCTCGACAATTGGCATAATTTTTGGAATTTCAAATTGTCGCCGCGAATGAAATCGCCTCATCTAATTGGTGTCCCGCCGCGCTCCCAAAAGAAAAAAATGTCTCAGGGGATGAGGAAAGCAATAGCGATCGCAACACCCTATAGGAAGAAGTACCAAAGTGCAATCACAGAATTTGAGGAACTAGCAAAAGAGTAGGTTAATGGATGGCATTGTCCACCCTTTTTATCGGCTAAACCTCAATAAATATTTTCTGGTAGTGTTCATAGAGAATATCCCTTAGTCAATTACAAACGTCTCGCATAAAATCGCATCTCGGTTGCCTTGCTCGGTGGCCACAGTCACAATTCCATTCTTGGAGTCGTAGTTAATCATCTCACCTGCGAACTTGACCGCACCACTAAGCGATCGCACTTCTACTTGGCAACCAACAAACCCTGCGATGTCCCCGCCGTCTTTTTCAATCTGCAACAGTGAGTATGAGAACTCATACTCAGTTTTTACCAAAACAGTATCGGATGCAATTGGCGCGGCGATCGCTGCCTGATCCTCAGTTGGCATACCCGCACCACTTTCTAGTTGATCCGCACCACTGACGCAGGACTCCCCGCAGCAGTTTTCCATATCTGGCAAGGGTTCCGCATCACCCGCACCAGTTGAGGTGGCATATTCTTCTTTTTTCACTGGATGAGAA includes:
- a CDS encoding sensor histidine kinase — its product is MSNQTSKCLKQNAERIMQRWEERARDEVGASIHQDSLMLQNSLPEYLEQLVDELSTKIERTPARIKTDKLESTRIGKKHGHERAGFVDYSMTQLIFEYHILRQVIFEILEEEAALEVRERDIIIDSIEQAVNDAATQFSQTLRDIQELFMVTLTHDLRNPLNVIKMGTHLTLRRLEQGDTHANIAAKMLKAVERLNSMIQNLLDASRLRAGQSLKFEFEECNLDSIVQDVVEDLNFAYGERFVLVSDAAIRSNCSRKEIRRVIENLAINAVKYGAPDTPITLTLEQIETQISLTIHNEGNPISSDAQLILFQQFRRTISAGDQTGWGLGLFLAKSIIEAHQGTIEVESAQGKGTSFIVKLPKLPY